In Nissabacter sp. SGAir0207, the sequence CGGGGTGGATGCCACGGGATAGAAATCCTCTGGCCCCTGGTAATATTCCATGTCGATTTCATACAGCAGCTGGCCAATGTGGCTTTCACCGCCAGAATCCACGTCAATCGTGGATCGCACTTCCTTGTATTGCTGCGTTTGCCGAGTCAGCTCGTAGCTGTTGATCACGGCCTGCTCTACCTGCAGGCGCAGCCGTTCAAGCGCTTCCTCTGCAAGCAGCGCGCCACATTCGGCATCTGCCGTGTCGAACGCCTCCACGCGCCCGGTGATCCTTACGGTGGTCACGCTGACGAATTGCGGGGCATTGCGGCCCATCGAATGCTTATGGTCAAACGGCGTTTGAACCATCAGCGCGGGATAGTCAGCGCTGTGGGTCGGCCAGTCGCGGGGCGTATAGACGCGATCGCCCGCATCAGTGGTGCCAGCCTTAAGCGCGGCAACGGTC encodes:
- a CDS encoding ATP-binding protein — encoded protein: MNSALIRQLTVAALKAGTTDAGDRVYTPRDWPTHSADYPALMVQTPFDHKHSMGRNAPQFVSVTTVRITGRVEAFDTADAECGALLAEEALERLRLQVEQAVINSYELTRQTQQYKEVRSTIDVDSGGESHIGQLLYEIDMEYYQGPEDFYPVASTPLESLTFRHSEPDGTAQTGFDADLTT